DNA sequence from the Bacteroidota bacterium genome:
CCGGACTGCGATCCGGGATCTCGTGAGGGCTGCGCCGTCCTCTGGAGATCCTGAAACGAGTTCAGGATGACATTGCGTGGGGTCCCCGAACGTAGCCTGGTTCCAACCGGAGACGGTCCGCCCCGTTCCAGCCTGGGGCGGCCCGCGTGGTGAAGGTCGGGTAAGATTGCCCCCCCGGACTGACGACAGCCTGTCAGCACGAATCGAGACGCCTCATGTCGTAGCTTGTGCTGGACTAATCTCCTAGTGATGCTTCCACCCAACGACACGCACCCCGACGCCGCGCGCGTGCAGTTCCAGCTTCTGCGCGAGGCGGGGACCGCGCACCGCCTCCGCCTCACCTTCGGCCTGACCCAGGAGGCGCTCAACCTATCGACCGAGGCGCTGCAACGACGGCGTCCTGACCTGAGCGGTGACGACCGACTCCTGTATACCGTTTCTCTTCGCTACGGCGACGTCCTGGCCGAGGCCGTGCGGGCCGACCTCGACCGCCGCCGTCTGTGAGCCGTCCCGCCCCGGACTTGCTGAACGCACTACGTCCCGTCATTGCGGCCTTTGAGCGGCTTGGGGTCGCGTACTTCGTCGGCGGCTCCGTCGCAAGTTCGGCCTACGGCCTGCCGCGCACGACGCTCGACGTGGACCTCGTGGCCGACCTGAAGACCGTGCACGTCGAGCCGTTCGTGCAGGCGCTCGAAGCGGATTACTACGTTTCGGCCTCGATGATCGGAGAAGCACTGGCGCAGCGCTCGTCGTTCAACGTGATCCACTTCGCCACGATGCTCAAACTCGACGTGTTCGTGCTCGGGGCGACCGCCTACGACCAGGAGGCCTTTCGGCGAGCCCAGGCGCTCCACGCTCCGGCGAAGGCGCTGCCCGCTGTGCTGGCTGCCGCCGAGGACGTAGTGCTCCACAAGCTGCTCTGGTACCGGATGGGCGACGAGGTCTCGGAGCGGCAGTGGGGCGATGTGCTCGGCGTACTCAAGGTGCAAGGCGAAGCGCTCGACGCAACCTATCTGCGCCGGTGGGCAGCTTCGCTCGGCGTGTCCGATCTGCTGGCCCGAGCGCTCGGCGAGGCGGGGCTGCCGCTTCTCGACGCCTGAGCGTGACCGCCCCGGCACGCTATTCCCCGGCGCTTCAAGACCCGGCCGGGGCAACCGGCGTACATCCCGGCGATCTTTCCCGACCTCATGCTCCGCGTCGCCGACTTCCTCCTCCGCTTCCCGCGTCTCGCCTTCGGCACGCTCGCCGTGCTCTCGGTCGCCGCGATGGCCTACCTCGCGGTCGGCGGCATCCGGTTCGACTACAACCTGGAGAACTTCCTCCCGGCCGACGACCCGAAGATCCAGGAGTACCGCGCCTTCACCGAGGTCTACGAGCCCGACGACGCCTTCATCGTGGTCGGCTTCGAGACGGAGGACGTGTTCAGCTTCGGGACGCTGACCGACCTCCGGGCGATGACGACGGCACTCGAAGCCATCGAGGGCGTGGAGGACGTGGCGTCGGCGACCTCGCTCGAAAACCTGCGCGGGACGCCGGGCGGCGTCGAGGTCGCCCCGCTTGTCGGCGAAATCGTGGACCACCCGGACTCGTTGCGGGCCGTCCGCGAGGCCGTGCTCGGGGACTCGCTCGCGGCGGGCTACGTGGTCAACGAAGCCGGGACGGCGACGGCGCTTTTCATCCGCATCGACCCGGCGCTGAACTCGTTCGCCACGCGGGGCACGATCATCGGCGAGGCCGAGGCCGCCCTCGCGCCGCTCGCCGAGCGCTACGACTTCCGGTGGTCGGGCTACCCGTACCTCCGCAACGCCTACGTGACGCTCCTCCAGACGGAGGTCGTCCGGTCGATTGGCCTCGCGTCGCTCGTCATCATCCTCGTCCTGATCTGGATGTTCCGCAACGTGCGCGGCGTCGTGCTCCCGCTCATCGTGGTCTGGCTCGGGGTGCTGTGGACGATCACGGCGATGATGCTCTTCGGCTCGTCGATCGACGTACTGACGAGCACGCTCGCGGCACTCATCCTGGTGGTCGCGGTGGCCGACTCACTGCACCTCCTGGCGAAATACTACGACGGCCTCGGAGCCGGGCTGGACAAGCGCGAGGCGATCCGGCAGATGGCCTACCGCCTCGGCGCAGCAACGCTGCTCACGAGCGTCACGACCGCCATCGGCTTCGGCACGCTCGCCACGAGCCAGGTGGTCCCGATGAAGCGCTTCGGCGCGTTCACCGCGATTGGGGTCGTGCTGACGTTCGCGCTCTCGCTGGTGCTCATCACGACGGTCCTGCTCTGGACGAAGCCGCCGACGAAGGAGCAGATCGCCCGCCTCAGCCTGGGCGGTTTCAACCGGTTTCTGGCGTGGGTGGACGGCTTCACCGAGCGCCGGGCGAAGGCGATCCTCGTGGCGAGCGCCGTCGTGTGCGCCCTGAGCCTCCTCGGCGCGTCGCAGCTCCGGGTCAACTCGTACATCAACGACGACCTCGGCCCGCGCACGCAGGTCTACCAGGACATCCGGTTCTTCGAGGAGAACATCGTCTCGCCGTTCCGCTTCGAGGTCGTGCTGACGGCCGACGAGCCGGACGCGTTCAAGGACCCCGCGCTGCTGCAGACCGTCGAGGCCGTCGAGCGCTGGCTCGACGCGCAGCCGCCGGTCAAGCGGGTCGTCTCCCCGGCCGACCTCCTCAAGCAGCTCAACCGCGCCCTCCGCGCCGACTCCGCCTCGGCCTACCGCCTGCCCCGGAGTGCCGACCTCGCCGCGCAGTACTTCTTCCTCCTCGAACTGACCGACGAGGACGCCCTCCGCCGGCTCGTGGACTTCGACTACGGCGAGGTCCGCATCAGCGCGCAGATGGACGACGTCGGCTCTGCCCAGATCAAGACCTTCCAGCGCGACTTCGACGCCTTCCTCGCCGAGACGCTGCCGCCGAACGTGGAGGCGACGAAGACCGGGACGATCGCCCTCGCCGCCGGGCTGGCCGACTACCTCGTCGAGAGCCTCCTGCTCTCGCTCGGCCTCGCGTTCGTGTTCATCTCGATCCTGATGGGAGTGCTGTTCCGCGACGCCAAGCTGGTGCTGATCTCGCTGCTCCCGAACATTGCGCCGCTCGTCGTGATCGCCGGGCTGATGGGCGTCACCGGGATCGAGATCAAGCCCGCGACGGCCGTCATCTTCTCGATTGCCTTCGGGATCGCGATCGACGACACGATCCACATGCTGGCTCGGCTCCGGCAGGAACTCGGGGCCGGCGCTCCGTTCCGCGAGGCGCTCCGCTCGACGATCCTCGGGACCGGCAAGGCGGTGATCCTGACCTCGATCATCCTCTTCGGCGGCTTCATCGTGCTCACGACGAGCGTCTTTCAGAGCACGACCTACATGGGTCTCCTCGTCTCGGCGACGGTCGCGCTCGCGGTGCTTTCGGACCTCTTCCTGCTCCCGGCGCTGCTCCACGTCGTCGCTCCGAAGGCGGCGACGGCGGACGTGGACGAGGCGGAGCAGATCGCGGCGTGACCACCGCCGGTGCAACCGCCGCCGGGCGAACGCCGTTCGCGCCTACCATGAAACGCGCTCTCCGGTTCATCCTGCGCCGTGTCCGCGCACTGCCGCGCCGGGCGCTCATCGGCCTCGTGCGGTTCTACCAGCTTGCGATCTCGCCGCACTTCCCGTCGAGCTGCCGGTTCACGCCGACGTGCTCGCAGTACGCCATCCTCGCGCTGCGGCGCTACGGGGCGGTGCGCGGGTCGATCCTCGCGGCGTGGCGCATCCTCCGGTGCAACCCCTGGGGCGGGCACGGTCACGACCCGCCGCGCTGGTTCGGCGAGACGGGAGAGGAAGAGCGGATGCGGGGAAGAGGGGAAGAGGACGCAGAATCCCCAGCATCGCCTTCTCTCCCACCCTCCCTCTCTCCCACACCCCCTCTCCCCAACCCGTGAGCTACGCCGAGCACAAGCAGAAGTCGAAAGACACGCCCGTCACCTGCGCCGTCCTCACGGTCTCCGACACGCGCACGCCCGACACCGACGCGAGCGGCGCGCTCCTCCGCAAGCGGCTCGGCGATGCCGGGCACGAGGTTACGCACTACGCCATTGTCCCCGACGACGCCGGGGCGATCCGGGCGCAGCTAGCGGCGTGGGGGGGCGAAGTCGAGGTCGTCGTCACGACGGGCGGGACGGGAATTGCACGGCGCGACACGACGGTCGAGGTCGCCGAGGCGTTGTTCGAGAAGACGATCCCCGGCTTCGGCGAGCTGTTTCGGATGCTGTCGTTTGAGGAGATCGGCGCGGGGGCGATGCTCTCGCGGGCGGCGGCCGGGGTCTACGGCGACGCACCGACGCTGCTGTTCTGCTGCCCTGGCTCCCGGAACGCCGTCGCCCTCGCCGCCGACCGGCTGATCGTCCCCGAGCTTCGGCACCTCGTCTGGGAGATCGTGCGGCAGCAGACGTCGGGGGGCTAGGGCAAAAACCCGTCGCTAGTTGCGGTTGTGTGTGTCCGGTGCCTATGGTTAGGCCACAGCACATCCACATATCATGCTCCGTCATGGCTCGCTTTGCTACGCTCGCGCTCCTCCTCATCCTCTCCGCGCCCGTCCTCGCCCAGACACCTGGGAACTGCGCGCCCGGCACCGCTTCTGCCGACCTCGACATCAGCGACGTGCGCGCGACGCTGATGACCAACGGCAACTTGTTTTACGGGGAGACGGAGGACGGCTTCGTCCAAAACGCTTACGTCGTCCCGAAGGAGTCGACGGGCACCACAGCGATCTTCGCTGCCAACCTCTGGGTAGGCGGCCTGGTCGAGGACGACTTGCGCGTTGCGGCGGCGACGTTCGTGGACTTCGAGTTCTGGCCCGGCCCGCTCGGCGACGATGCCACGCTCCCCGATCCCGACGACTGCTCGGCCTTCGACCGCATCTGGGTTGTGAGCACGCTCGACGTAGCCGCCTACGACGACACGGGCGTCGCCACAGCCGACCTCGCCGAGTGGCCGGTCGAACTCGGGGCCGAGGTGGTAGACGGCGACGGGATCGAGGGCAACTACGACCTCGCCGGCGGCGACCGGCCGCGCATCTACGGGAGCCAGACCGCGTTCTGGGTGATGAACGACGTCGGCAACGAGCACGTCCGCACCGGCTCCGATCCCATCGGCCTGGAGATGCAGGTCACCGCGTTCGCCGTGTCGAGCACGGACGACGCCTTCAATCAGGCGACCTTCTACCGCGTCCGACTCGTCAACCGCAACACGCTCGCGCTCGAAGACGCCCGCTTCTCCATCTTCGCCGACACCGATCTCGGCGATACAAGCGATGAATACGAGGGGGTGGACACGACGCGGGGGCTGGGCTACTACTATAACGCGTCCGAGACCGATTCTCGTTACGGCGTCCCGCCCGCTGCTGGGTTTGACTTCCTCGGCGACGGCCTCAGCGCCACGCGCTACGCCATTAACAGTGGGTTCTCTCCCACGAACGATCCCAGGACCAAAGAGCAGATCTACAACGCGCAACTCGGCCTGTGGAACGACGGCACGCCGCAGACTGCCCTCGGCGACGGGTACAAAACCGGTGGTCCAGAGACAGTCTGGGCCTTTGCCGGCGACCCCGTGACCGCGACGTGCTGGAGCAACACGAACAACTGCGCAGGCGAGGCCAACCTTGCGGGTAACCACCGCCTCATCCCGACCGCTCCTGCGTTCTCGCTCCAGCCCGGCGAGGCCCGCACCTTCGACGTGGCCTTCCTCTTCGCGCAGGGCTCCAGCAACCTCGACTCGGTCACCGAACTGCGCGCTGCGAGCGACCGCGTCCAAGACGCCTACGACGACGGCTCGCTCTTCGACACGCGCTTCCCGGTAGCAAGCGAAGACGATACCACGAGCCCCACAGCGAGCCGACTCGGCACGCTCTACCCGAACCCCTTCAGCGCCTCAGCGACGGTGCCGTTCGAACTCGGCGAGGCGGGGCCCGCTCGGCTCTCGGTCGTGGACGTGCTCGGGCGTGAGGTGGCGGTGCTGCACGAGGGCGCGCTGGCGGCGGGCGCGCACCGCGCCGTGCTCAGCGGGTCGCGCCTGGCGTCGGGGGTGTACCTCGTGGTACTGGAGGCGGGCGGGCGGCGGCAGGCGGCAGAAGTGCTCAGGATGCGATAGCTTTTTCTCCTGCTCAATCCACACCGCGATGCTCCGGCACCTTGTTCTCGCGCTGGCATTTCTCCTTGCCGTCCCGGCCCTTGCTCAGGTGCCGGGCACCTGCGCCCTCGGCACTGCAGAGCGAGCGCTCGACGTCAGCCGCGTCTACGCCAGGCTCTTCAACACGGGTAGTCTCTTCTTCGGCAGCTCGACCACCAACGGCACTGGCTACATCGTCCCGATCCAGGCAGCAGCGTCTCCGGTCTTCGCCGCCGGGATCTGGGTGGGCGGCCTCGTCGGCGGCGACCTCCGCGTGGCAGGTGCGCGCTACGAAGACTTCGAGTTCTGGCCCGGACCGCTCGACGACGAAGCGACGCTCCCCGACCCCGATGACTGCTCGGCCTTCGACCGCATCTGGCTTGTCAGCGCCGGAGACCTCGCCCGCTACGAGGCCACCGGCGAGGCAACGGATGACCTCGCGGCATGGCCCGTCGGCCTGGGAGCCGAGACCGTGGACGCGGGCGGCAACCCGGTGGTGCCGACGAGCCGGGAGCAGATCGTGGACCTCGCGGCCGGCGAGCGGCCGGTCGTCTTCGGGAGCCAGACAGCGTTCTGGGTGATGAACGACGTGGGCAACGTCCACCTGTCCTCGCAGACCGAGCCGATTGGGCTGGAGGTGCAGGCGACGGCGTTCGCCGTAGCGAGCCGGGAGGCCGTGCTGGACCGGGCGACGTTCTACCGTTACCGGCTCGTTAACCGCAACGCGCTGCCGTTTGAAGAGGCTCGCTTCGGGTTCTGGCAGGACCCCGACCTCGGCGACGCAAGCGACGACTTCGCAGGGGTGGACACAACGCGCAGCCTCGGTTTCGTCTACAACGCTGATGCGTTCGACGAACCCCCGTTTGGCTACGGTGAGCAGCCGCCCGCCTTCGGCGTAGACTTCCTGGACGGCCTCGAGGTCTTTAGCTCGTGCGGGAACGTCAGTCCGTTCGACCCGCCGCTGTCAGGATTTGGCAGTTATAACTGCCTGCGTGGTTTGTGGCGCGACGGCACGCCGATCACCGAAAACGGCACCGGCTATATGACCGACGGGCCTGTTACCACCTTTGCCTATCCCGGCGATCCGGTGACGCAGCAGTTTTGGAGCGAAGAAAACTCCGGGATTGACCGTCCGACTGGGGGCGACCGCCGCTCTATCTCGGCCTCGCCCGCCTTCACGCTCGCTCCGGGCGAAACCAGAGACTTCCACCTCGCCCTCGTCTTCGGTCAGGGCACGGACCGGCTCGACTCCGTCACCGAACTGCGCACTGCGTCCGACCTCGTCCAGGCCGCCTACAACGACGGTTCGCTCTTCGATACCGTCCTCCCCGACTCGCCCGTCGTGCTCGCGGCCCCTCGGCTCATCGGCCCGGAGGACGGCGCGACGGTGGTGGACGTGAGCCCTCGCCTCGCATGGGGCGCCGTCGCCGGAGCCGTCTACTACCGCGTCGAGCTCAGCCGCAGTCCTGACTTCGCCGAGCGCGAGGTGATCTTCACGACCGAGCCGGGTGCCGCGGTACCGCTGAATCTGCTCTCCTTGAACGCCTTGACGGGCTACGTCTGGCGCGTGCGCGCCGGAGACGCCGCCGACGGCATCAGCCCGTTTTCCGAGACGCGCTCGTTCGAGTTCTACCGCTACCTCTTCGACGACTTCGGCCGTGGCGTTGGCATCATCGAGACGGCGAGCCCAAACACCGAGGTCTGTCCCGACGCGGACGATCCCGGCTGCGCCGCCGGCTACCCCGGCAACACCGTCTGGCTCAGTCCCAACGCGAGCGCCGACTACGTCGTCACCAATTCCGACAACGACCTCTTCGACCTCCTCCAGAACGGTGACACCATCGACGGCGACAACTTCGAGATGCGTTTCATGGACGCCTGCGCCTCGGCAGGGGCCTGCCTCGGGATCTACGCTGGCGCAGCGCCTGCCGGCAACGACCTGATCGTGAGCGTGCCGTTCGAGCTGTGGAACACAGGGGCGAAGGAAAATGGCGAGACCCCGGTGCGCATGATCCCCATCGTCCGGCCGCTTAGGGACACGGAGCTTTCCGCCGACTGGGCCGACACGTTCCCCGGCGTCCAGGATGTCGTGGTGGACGGCGAGGAGCTAGAGCCTCCTGTGACGCACCGTGTACTTGGGATGATGCCGGACCGGGAGACCGGTTATGCGCTCTTCGAGGCCGCCGCGAATGGCTTCGGCGGGCCGGGCGCGACCTACGACCCCGAGGCCGACGGCGACACGCAGGAAGACATCTACACCGATCCCTTCACGGGAGCCACCTCGCCCTGCCGGAGCCAGAACTACTACGTCGACTTCTGCTACCGCGACGGCAACGATCGCTTCGTCGCTCCGCTCGGCGGCCTCGACGGAATACAGCTTGCCGACCTCGCGGGCGACGGCAGCACACCGCCCGCCGGCACCGTGATCCGCTTCGACGCCAACGAGCGCCTCCTCCCCGTCGACGCCGAGGACGACGTCCCAGCGCAGCCAGCGGCCTTCGCGCTCGGCGCGGCCTACCCGAACCCGTTCCGGTCGTCGGCGACGGTGCCGTTCGAACTCGGCGAGGCAGGGCGGGTCCGGCTGGCGGTGCTCGACGTGCTCGGGC
Encoded proteins:
- a CDS encoding MMPL family transporter gives rise to the protein MLRVADFLLRFPRLAFGTLAVLSVAAMAYLAVGGIRFDYNLENFLPADDPKIQEYRAFTEVYEPDDAFIVVGFETEDVFSFGTLTDLRAMTTALEAIEGVEDVASATSLENLRGTPGGVEVAPLVGEIVDHPDSLRAVREAVLGDSLAAGYVVNEAGTATALFIRIDPALNSFATRGTIIGEAEAALAPLAERYDFRWSGYPYLRNAYVTLLQTEVVRSIGLASLVIILVLIWMFRNVRGVVLPLIVVWLGVLWTITAMMLFGSSIDVLTSTLAALILVVAVADSLHLLAKYYDGLGAGLDKREAIRQMAYRLGAATLLTSVTTAIGFGTLATSQVVPMKRFGAFTAIGVVLTFALSLVLITTVLLWTKPPTKEQIARLSLGGFNRFLAWVDGFTERRAKAILVASAVVCALSLLGASQLRVNSYINDDLGPRTQVYQDIRFFEENIVSPFRFEVVLTADEPDAFKDPALLQTVEAVERWLDAQPPVKRVVSPADLLKQLNRALRADSASAYRLPRSADLAAQYFFLLELTDEDALRRLVDFDYGEVRISAQMDDVGSAQIKTFQRDFDAFLAETLPPNVEATKTGTIALAAGLADYLVESLLLSLGLAFVFISILMGVLFRDAKLVLISLLPNIAPLVVIAGLMGVTGIEIKPATAVIFSIAFGIAIDDTIHMLARLRQELGAGAPFREALRSTILGTGKAVILTSIILFGGFIVLTTSVFQSTTYMGLLVSATVALAVLSDLFLLPALLHVVAPKAATADVDEAEQIAA
- a CDS encoding MogA/MoaB family molybdenum cofactor biosynthesis protein; translated protein: MSYAEHKQKSKDTPVTCAVLTVSDTRTPDTDASGALLRKRLGDAGHEVTHYAIVPDDAGAIRAQLAAWGGEVEVVVTTGGTGIARRDTTVEVAEALFEKTIPGFGELFRMLSFEEIGAGAMLSRAAAGVYGDAPTLLFCCPGSRNAVALAADRLIVPELRHLVWEIVRQQTSGG
- a CDS encoding T9SS type A sorting domain-containing protein, with protein sequence MARFATLALLLILSAPVLAQTPGNCAPGTASADLDISDVRATLMTNGNLFYGETEDGFVQNAYVVPKESTGTTAIFAANLWVGGLVEDDLRVAAATFVDFEFWPGPLGDDATLPDPDDCSAFDRIWVVSTLDVAAYDDTGVATADLAEWPVELGAEVVDGDGIEGNYDLAGGDRPRIYGSQTAFWVMNDVGNEHVRTGSDPIGLEMQVTAFAVSSTDDAFNQATFYRVRLVNRNTLALEDARFSIFADTDLGDTSDEYEGVDTTRGLGYYYNASETDSRYGVPPAAGFDFLGDGLSATRYAINSGFSPTNDPRTKEQIYNAQLGLWNDGTPQTALGDGYKTGGPETVWAFAGDPVTATCWSNTNNCAGEANLAGNHRLIPTAPAFSLQPGEARTFDVAFLFAQGSSNLDSVTELRAASDRVQDAYDDGSLFDTRFPVASEDDTTSPTASRLGTLYPNPFSASATVPFELGEAGPARLSVVDVLGREVAVLHEGALAAGAHRAVLSGSRLASGVYLVVLEAGGRRQAAEVLRMR
- a CDS encoding T9SS type A sorting domain-containing protein, which produces MLRHLVLALAFLLAVPALAQVPGTCALGTAERALDVSRVYARLFNTGSLFFGSSTTNGTGYIVPIQAAASPVFAAGIWVGGLVGGDLRVAGARYEDFEFWPGPLDDEATLPDPDDCSAFDRIWLVSAGDLARYEATGEATDDLAAWPVGLGAETVDAGGNPVVPTSREQIVDLAAGERPVVFGSQTAFWVMNDVGNVHLSSQTEPIGLEVQATAFAVASREAVLDRATFYRYRLVNRNALPFEEARFGFWQDPDLGDASDDFAGVDTTRSLGFVYNADAFDEPPFGYGEQPPAFGVDFLDGLEVFSSCGNVSPFDPPLSGFGSYNCLRGLWRDGTPITENGTGYMTDGPVTTFAYPGDPVTQQFWSEENSGIDRPTGGDRRSISASPAFTLAPGETRDFHLALVFGQGTDRLDSVTELRTASDLVQAAYNDGSLFDTVLPDSPVVLAAPRLIGPEDGATVVDVSPRLAWGAVAGAVYYRVELSRSPDFAEREVIFTTEPGAAVPLNLLSLNALTGYVWRVRAGDAADGISPFSETRSFEFYRYLFDDFGRGVGIIETASPNTEVCPDADDPGCAAGYPGNTVWLSPNASADYVVTNSDNDLFDLLQNGDTIDGDNFEMRFMDACASAGACLGIYAGAAPAGNDLIVSVPFELWNTGAKENGETPVRMIPIVRPLRDTELSADWADTFPGVQDVVVDGEELEPPVTHRVLGMMPDRETGYALFEAAANGFGGPGATYDPEADGDTQEDIYTDPFTGATSPCRSQNYYVDFCYRDGNDRFVAPLGGLDGIQLADLAGDGSTPPAGTVIRFDANERLLPVDAEDDVPAQPAAFALGAAYPNPFRSSATVPFELGEAGRVRLAVLDVLGREVAVLHEGVLAAGAHRATLDGSRLASGVYLVVLEAGGQRQATRVLLLR